A single window of Marivivens aquimaris DNA harbors:
- a CDS encoding antitoxin of toxin-antitoxin stability system gives MPEVICTTVYQFPELSDAAKEKARSWYRELGPHDDWWDAVYDDFERVCEILGIRLKTTPVRLMGGGTRAKPCIWFSGFWSQGDGACFEGYWSHAKGAAARIRDYAPTDATLHGIADRLQTIQRRNFYQLAAAVSHRGRYYHEHTMSVDVTRDSPTWQPPTEDAEEIVTEALRDLARWLYQQLEAEYDHLTSDESIEEGIIVNEYTFTEAGRRFG, from the coding sequence ATGCCTGAGGTCATCTGCACTACCGTCTACCAGTTCCCCGAACTCTCCGATGCGGCCAAGGAAAAGGCGCGCAGCTGGTATCGCGAGCTAGGCCCCCACGACGATTGGTGGGACGCGGTCTATGACGATTTCGAGCGGGTCTGCGAAATCCTCGGCATCCGTCTGAAGACCACACCCGTCCGCCTGATGGGCGGCGGGACGCGCGCCAAGCCCTGCATCTGGTTCTCCGGCTTTTGGAGCCAAGGCGACGGCGCTTGCTTCGAGGGTTACTGGTCCCACGCGAAGGGCGCTGCCGCGCGCATCCGGGACTATGCCCCGACGGACGCGACGCTGCATGGCATCGCGGATCGGTTGCAGACCATTCAGCGGCGGAACTTCTACCAGCTCGCGGCAGCGGTCAGCCATCGCGGGCGCTACTACCACGAACACACCATGTCGGTGGACGTCACGCGCGACAGCCCGACCTGGCAGCCGCCGACCGAGGACGCGGAGGAGATCGTGACCGAGGCGCTGCGCGATCTGGCCCGCTGGCTCTACCAACAGCTTGAGGCGGAATACGACCACCTCACCTCGGACGAGTCCATCGAGGAGGGGATCATCGTGAACGAGTATACGTTCACGGAAGCCGGGCGGCGGTTCGGGTGA
- a CDS encoding bifunctional class I SAM-dependent methyltransferase/DEAD/DEAH box helicase: MTYLAPVAPPLPVSSTAPAPAILAVAEALQPDLAQGFQIDALRLRLEMERAFGGSDADGAWDWKLAYEAGEVALILFLRKFGRALLARAGSPEGLLPILAKVAGLLPTHTRRSEEMERFQQFSTPLPMGLAALAAAQITPRDIVLEPSAGTGLLAILAELAGGSLALNELADTRADLLRHLFPRLPVTTFDAAQIDDHLDAGVRPSVVLMNPPFSAVANVDGRTTESTARHLRSAIARLAPGGRLVAITGAGFAPDEPTWADTFGRLTETAHLVFTGAVSGAAFAKHGTSFETRISVFDKCRVVEPGGTTADLRQPTSPDVAHLMSRITAEVPPRLELEQVANAGLGHSSLFPGRGKSGPTTRKPVSRSRATSAVQPAKPEAPIEVEELDYALRDAAEEEDAACLSDAIYETFRLQAIEIPGAEPHPTKLVQSAAMASVAPPKPSYRPKLPDAILRDGLLSDAQLETVIYAGEAHGAYLAGSWTVDETGDMVSAAPDDAADAVRFRRGFFLGDGTGAGKGRQSAGIVLDNWAQGRRKALWISKSDKLLEDAQRDWSALGQERLLVTPLSRFAQGRDIPLSEGILFTTYATLRSEERGAKKSRVDQIVDWLGADFDGVILFDESHAMANAAGSKGERGDVTASQQGRAGLRLQHKLPNARVVYVSATGATTVHNLAYAQRLGLWGGEDFPFQTRSEFVEAIEAGGVAAMEVLARDLRALGLYTARSLSYDGVQYEMLEHALSLEQRDIYDAYAGAFAIIHNNLTAALEAANISGAADGPSGSGTLNRQAKSAARSAFESAKQRFFGHLLTSMKTPTLIASIDADLAAGHAAVIQIVSTGEALMERRLSEIPTDEWKDIRCDITPREYVLDYLAHSFPVQLYEPFTDSEGNLSSRPVTRDSQPVECREAVRRRDALIEKLASLPPVPGALDQIVQRFGTDLVAEVTGRSRRIVRKGEGHSARLVVENRAGAANLVETQAFMDDEKRILIFSDAGGTGRSYHADLGVKNQRLRVHYLLEPGWKADAAIQGLGRTNRTNQAQPPLFRPVATDVKAEKRFLSTIARRLDTLGAITRGQRQTGGQGLFRPEDNLESPYARDALRQLYRRIYRGDLAGCSLGAFEDATGLELTDDNGLKDDLPPITTFLNRLLALTIDMQAVLFSAFEELLDQRIEGAIAAGVYDLGLETLRAESFRVTDAQVIYTHPGSGAETQLLTIAERRRNTPSSLADALDWLDDPKARLLVNSRSGRAAVQVPATSLMLDDGTIEPRLRLIRPLDASTVPAKIMEDTRWLEADRAAFAATWTAELAEVPEFSESTLHIVAGLLLPIWKQLPQDETRVYRLQTDDGQRIIGRRVSPAWVATTLAADAPKLSAAQVHALVLEGKTVVRLSEGMELYRSRVMGANRIELSGFSEAAKDRLKADGFFSEIISWKLRLFCPTDADGVAILDRLLARCPVASLHDRGGC, encoded by the coding sequence ATGACCTACCTGGCCCCTGTTGCACCTCCCCTTCCTGTTTCCTCCACCGCTCCCGCTCCCGCGATCCTCGCGGTGGCCGAAGCGCTGCAGCCCGATTTGGCGCAGGGCTTCCAGATCGACGCGCTGCGTCTGCGGCTTGAGATGGAGCGCGCCTTTGGCGGCTCTGACGCCGATGGCGCCTGGGACTGGAAGCTCGCCTATGAGGCGGGCGAGGTGGCGCTGATCCTCTTTCTGCGAAAGTTCGGTCGGGCGCTGCTTGCGCGTGCCGGCTCGCCTGAGGGGCTGTTGCCGATCCTCGCCAAGGTGGCAGGCCTCTTGCCCACGCACACCCGGCGGTCGGAAGAGATGGAGCGGTTCCAGCAATTCTCGACGCCGCTGCCCATGGGGCTCGCGGCCTTGGCGGCAGCGCAGATCACCCCGCGTGACATCGTCCTCGAGCCTTCCGCCGGGACCGGGCTTCTCGCGATCCTCGCCGAGCTCGCGGGCGGAAGTCTCGCGCTGAACGAACTGGCCGACACGCGCGCCGATCTTCTGCGCCACCTTTTTCCTAGGCTCCCCGTCACCACCTTCGACGCTGCGCAGATCGACGACCATCTGGACGCTGGCGTCCGCCCGAGCGTCGTCCTGATGAACCCGCCCTTCTCGGCCGTGGCCAATGTCGATGGCCGGACGACCGAGTCGACAGCGCGGCACTTGCGCTCGGCGATTGCGCGGCTGGCGCCTGGGGGACGGCTCGTGGCCATCACCGGAGCCGGATTCGCACCGGATGAGCCTACCTGGGCCGACACCTTCGGCCGTCTGACCGAGACGGCGCATCTCGTCTTCACCGGCGCGGTCTCGGGCGCGGCTTTCGCCAAACATGGCACCAGTTTCGAGACGCGGATTTCTGTCTTCGATAAATGCCGTGTCGTCGAGCCGGGCGGCACCACCGCTGACCTGCGACAACCCACGTCTCCGGACGTGGCACATCTGATGTCCCGGATCACCGCAGAGGTTCCGCCGCGCCTCGAACTGGAACAGGTCGCAAATGCGGGTCTGGGCCACTCTTCCCTCTTCCCGGGAAGAGGGAAGAGTGGCCCCACCACACGCAAACCCGTCAGCCGATCGCGCGCGACCTCTGCGGTTCAACCGGCGAAACCTGAAGCGCCGATCGAGGTCGAGGAACTGGACTACGCACTTCGCGACGCCGCCGAGGAAGAAGATGCCGCATGTCTTTCGGATGCGATCTACGAGACCTTCCGGCTGCAGGCGATCGAAATTCCCGGAGCGGAACCGCACCCGACCAAGCTTGTGCAATCTGCGGCCATGGCTTCGGTCGCGCCCCCAAAACCCAGCTACCGGCCCAAGCTTCCAGACGCCATCCTGCGCGATGGCCTTCTGTCCGACGCGCAGCTTGAGACCGTGATCTACGCGGGCGAGGCGCATGGCGCTTATCTCGCGGGGTCTTGGACCGTCGATGAGACCGGCGACATGGTCTCGGCCGCGCCGGACGATGCCGCTGACGCCGTCCGTTTCCGCCGCGGCTTCTTCCTTGGCGACGGCACCGGGGCGGGCAAGGGCCGCCAGTCGGCCGGGATTGTGCTCGACAACTGGGCCCAGGGTCGGCGCAAAGCGCTCTGGATCTCGAAGAGCGACAAGCTTCTCGAGGACGCTCAGCGCGACTGGTCTGCCCTTGGCCAGGAGCGGCTGCTGGTCACGCCGCTGTCGCGTTTTGCACAAGGCCGCGACATCCCGCTGAGCGAGGGCATTCTGTTCACCACCTATGCCACGCTGCGCTCCGAGGAGCGGGGCGCAAAAAAGTCCCGCGTCGATCAGATCGTCGACTGGCTGGGGGCCGACTTCGACGGGGTGATCCTGTTCGACGAAAGCCATGCCATGGCGAATGCCGCAGGAAGCAAGGGCGAGCGCGGCGATGTCACGGCCTCGCAGCAGGGCAGGGCGGGCCTGCGCCTGCAGCACAAACTTCCGAATGCCCGCGTGGTCTATGTCTCGGCCACGGGCGCAACGACCGTCCACAACCTCGCTTATGCGCAGCGTCTCGGTCTCTGGGGCGGGGAGGATTTCCCCTTCCAGACCCGGTCGGAATTCGTGGAAGCCATCGAGGCTGGCGGTGTAGCGGCGATGGAGGTTCTGGCCCGCGACCTCCGGGCGCTCGGCCTCTATACGGCGCGATCGCTCTCTTACGACGGTGTCCAATACGAGATGCTGGAACACGCGCTCAGCCTCGAGCAGCGCGACATCTACGATGCCTATGCCGGGGCCTTCGCCATCATTCACAACAACCTGACCGCTGCGTTGGAGGCGGCGAACATCTCCGGCGCGGCCGACGGGCCGAGCGGGTCGGGCACGCTGAACCGTCAGGCGAAATCCGCTGCGCGCTCGGCTTTCGAGTCCGCCAAGCAGCGCTTCTTCGGCCATTTGCTCACTTCGATGAAGACCCCCACGCTGATCGCATCCATCGATGCCGATCTGGCTGCGGGTCATGCGGCGGTCATCCAGATCGTCTCGACGGGTGAGGCGCTGATGGAACGCCGCCTGTCGGAGATCCCAACCGACGAATGGAAGGATATCCGTTGTGACATCACACCCCGGGAATACGTTCTGGACTACCTCGCCCATTCCTTCCCGGTGCAGCTCTACGAGCCTTTCACCGACAGCGAGGGCAACCTCTCGTCTCGGCCCGTGACACGGGACAGCCAACCGGTCGAATGCCGCGAGGCCGTCCGGCGGCGCGATGCGCTGATCGAGAAACTGGCCTCGCTGCCGCCCGTCCCCGGGGCGCTCGACCAGATTGTCCAGCGTTTCGGCACCGATCTCGTGGCCGAAGTCACGGGCCGCTCGCGGCGCATCGTGCGCAAGGGCGAAGGGCATTCGGCACGGCTCGTGGTGGAGAACCGCGCCGGAGCCGCGAACCTCGTAGAAACCCAGGCCTTCATGGATGACGAAAAGCGTATCCTGATCTTCTCGGATGCCGGCGGCACCGGGCGCAGCTATCATGCCGATCTTGGGGTGAAGAACCAGCGCCTGCGCGTCCACTACCTCCTGGAGCCCGGCTGGAAGGCAGATGCCGCGATCCAGGGCCTCGGGCGGACCAACCGCACCAACCAGGCGCAGCCGCCGCTCTTCCGGCCGGTCGCCACCGATGTGAAGGCGGAGAAGCGCTTCCTGTCGACCATCGCGCGGCGTCTCGACACGCTCGGGGCCATCACGCGCGGCCAGCGTCAGACCGGTGGGCAGGGGCTGTTCCGCCCCGAGGATAACCTCGAGTCTCCCTACGCCCGCGACGCACTGCGCCAGCTTTACCGCCGCATCTATCGCGGCGATCTGGCGGGATGTTCGCTCGGGGCCTTCGAGGATGCCACTGGCCTTGAGCTCACCGATGACAACGGGCTGAAGGACGACCTGCCGCCGATCACGACCTTCCTCAATCGCCTGCTGGCGCTGACGATCGACATGCAGGCTGTGCTCTTCTCTGCCTTCGAAGAACTCCTCGACCAGCGGATCGAGGGTGCCATCGCCGCCGGGGTCTACGACCTCGGGCTCGAGACACTCCGTGCCGAGAGCTTTCGGGTGACCGACGCACAGGTCATCTACACCCATCCCGGCTCTGGCGCAGAAACCCAGCTTCTCACCATCGCGGAAAGGCGCCGCAACACGCCGTCTTCCCTCGCGGATGCACTCGACTGGCTGGATGACCCGAAAGCACGCCTGCTGGTCAACAGCCGTTCGGGCCGGGCTGCCGTGCAGGTGCCCGCCACCAGCCTGATGCTGGATGACGGCACTATCGAGCCCCGCCTGCGCCTGATCCGGCCGCTTGATGCCAGCACGGTCCCGGCGAAAATCATGGAAGATACGCGTTGGCTGGAAGCCGACCGCGCAGCCTTCGCTGCCACGTGGACCGCGGAACTGGCTGAGGTGCCGGAGTTCTCGGAGTCCACGCTGCACATCGTGGCAGGTCTACTGCTGCCGATCTGGAAGCAGCTTCCCCAGGATGAAACCCGCGTTTACCGGCTGCAGACCGATGACGGGCAGCGCATCATCGGCCGCCGCGTCTCGCCTGCCTGGGTCGCGACCACGCTGGCCGCCGATGCGCCAAAGCTCTCGGCGGCGCAGGTCCATGCCCTCGTTCTGGAGGGAAAAACTGTCGTGCGCCTGTCCGAAGGGATGGAATTGTACCGCTCGCGCGTCATGGGCGCGAACCGGATCGAACTGTCGGGCTTCTCGGAGGCAGCCAAGGATCGGCTCAAGGCCGATGGCTTCTTCTCGGAGATTATTAGTTGGAAGCTTCGGCTGTTTTGCCCGACCGACGCCGATGGCGTCGCGATACTGGATCGTCTGCTTGCACGTTGTCCTGTCGCAAGTCTACATGATCGCGGAGGCTGTTGA
- a CDS encoding helix-turn-helix domain-containing protein: protein MSVTRAKQRQAQDRVNQAASLAKSLAKPVGGWIAAFQEAIGMNAPALAERLGVSRNTIYASIKNEQAGTISLNQLEKIAEAMGGRLVYAIVPREGPVEEIVLAQARAKARRIIKRTRAHMALEEQSEGLRSEAEMVEELAADIMREGRRDFWQ from the coding sequence ATGTCCGTCACTCGCGCGAAGCAACGTCAGGCCCAAGACCGCGTCAACCAAGCTGCCAGCCTGGCGAAGTCGCTTGCAAAGCCTGTCGGCGGCTGGATCGCCGCGTTCCAGGAGGCGATCGGGATGAACGCGCCCGCCCTCGCGGAACGCCTCGGTGTCTCGCGCAACACGATTTACGCATCGATCAAGAACGAGCAGGCGGGAACGATCTCGCTGAACCAGCTCGAGAAGATTGCCGAGGCCATGGGTGGACGTCTCGTCTATGCCATCGTCCCGCGCGAGGGCCCGGTCGAGGAGATCGTCCTGGCCCAAGCGCGCGCGAAAGCCCGGCGCATCATCAAACGCACGCGCGCACACATGGCACTGGAAGAGCAGAGCGAGGGGCTGCGGAGCGAGGCCGAGATGGTGGAGGAACTAGCAGCCGACATCATGCGCGAAGGCCGTCGGGACTTCTGGCAATGA
- a CDS encoding tyrosine-type recombinase/integrase produces the protein MQVTRTPEGTVPRYFVRDDAGNSVEPIHDFLRYLDARGSSPNTIRSYAYDLRRVWEFFEARGLEWQGFNISNAVDLIAYLHDRIDMRPGRGATSAGPDRLSPATVNRALAAMSSFCDWAIIAGTLTPPNPMRVSKSINKPAVTDRHRPFFEGISRRSASVRVIRVRSVHRLPRPLSDDQIERLLAELTNLRDRALVLLMLHGGLRPGEALSLHLEDIAYGRRRVTVRCRADHPKGARGKSRVERVVDLHDGQALDTISAYVMRDRPRETETPFIFLVGGNGTRRSEPLSYAALAKAFARAAERAGVKSPGVTPHAMRHTHATRMWEAGMRELTLQRRLGHASPESTRIYTRVSDATVLAEYSRAMGLKP, from the coding sequence ATGCAAGTCACCAGAACTCCAGAGGGGACTGTCCCTCGCTATTTTGTCCGCGACGATGCGGGTAATTCCGTCGAACCGATTCACGATTTCCTCCGTTATCTTGACGCTAGGGGCTCATCCCCGAACACCATTCGCTCCTACGCCTACGACCTGCGGCGCGTGTGGGAGTTCTTTGAAGCCCGAGGGCTCGAGTGGCAGGGCTTCAACATTTCGAACGCCGTCGATCTGATCGCTTACCTGCATGACCGGATCGATATGCGCCCCGGCCGGGGCGCAACCTCGGCTGGCCCGGATCGGCTGTCACCGGCAACGGTCAATCGAGCGCTGGCGGCAATGTCGTCTTTCTGCGACTGGGCGATCATCGCAGGGACGCTGACCCCGCCGAACCCGATGCGGGTCAGCAAGAGTATCAACAAGCCTGCGGTCACTGATCGGCACAGACCGTTCTTTGAAGGCATTTCCCGTCGCTCAGCGAGTGTGCGCGTGATCCGTGTCCGCAGCGTTCACCGCCTGCCTCGCCCGTTGAGCGACGACCAAATCGAACGTCTACTCGCCGAGCTGACCAACCTACGCGATCGCGCCCTTGTGCTGCTGATGCTGCACGGTGGGCTGAGGCCAGGCGAAGCGCTCAGTCTGCATCTCGAGGATATCGCCTATGGGCGGCGGCGCGTGACCGTTCGATGTCGCGCTGACCACCCGAAAGGGGCACGCGGAAAGTCGCGCGTCGAGCGTGTCGTCGACCTCCATGACGGGCAGGCCCTGGATACCATCAGCGCCTATGTCATGCGTGACCGTCCCCGCGAGACAGAGACACCGTTCATCTTTCTCGTCGGAGGAAACGGCACGAGGCGGTCTGAGCCCTTGTCCTATGCCGCGTTGGCAAAAGCCTTCGCGCGAGCGGCGGAACGCGCCGGGGTCAAATCGCCCGGCGTCACACCGCATGCGATGCGACATACCCACGCCACCCGCATGTGGGAAGCCGGCATGCGAGAGCTGACCCTGCAGCGCCGGCTCGGGCATGCGTCGCCGGAATCGACACGCATCTACACACGCGTGTCCGACGCCACAGTGCTCGCCGAGTACAGCCGTGCCATGGGACTGAAGCCATGA
- a CDS encoding DUF6915 family protein encodes MHNRSSEKGENFSLGGEIASVQIIDQSKEITADFRHRALRHHAEGIFMAETIFGQTLTLSTGRIIPTRWVGEQHIKEDLGFIPSFADWVKAIRPEPWMGRTTRIESLVDPHLASPVVEVT; translated from the coding sequence TTGCATAATCGGTCCTCGGAAAAAGGTGAAAACTTCAGCCTTGGAGGTGAAATCGCAAGTGTCCAGATAATCGACCAGAGCAAGGAGATCACAGCCGACTTTCGGCACCGGGCGCTGCGCCACCATGCCGAGGGCATCTTCATGGCCGAGACTATCTTCGGCCAGACCCTCACGCTCTCGACCGGACGCATCATCCCGACCCGGTGGGTCGGCGAGCAGCATATTAAGGAAGACCTTGGCTTCATCCCGAGCTTTGCAGACTGGGTGAAGGCCATCCGGCCCGAGCCCTGGATGGGCCGGACCACGCGGATCGAGTCGTTGGTCGACCCGCATCTCGCCTCGCCCGTGGTCGAGGTCACCTGA
- a CDS encoding DUF7146 domain-containing protein — MYSETEDLVRDLAENAEGVCRAYLPAGRREGSYWIVGDLQNNPGRSLFVRLTGPALGPGAAGKFTDGATGEHGDLLDIIRARTGIARFPDLLAEARAHLGRPQPVVPDRQEPRKAKAPGGTPAAAARLFAASNPITGTLAETYLRSRGITQFGANGALRFHPKCWHREEGQTRSIPRPAIIAAVTDGAGAVQGVHRTWLAPDGQGKAAVNPKRRAMGHLLGNAVRLTPYDDILVIGEGIETMLSLSEAAPGLPVWAALSSGHLGAVLLPEGLQRLYIAIDRDPAGQRAAEKLSARVSEVGVPVRVLEPRLGDFNDDLRANGKDALRQHLAGQIGPEDKHRLLC, encoded by the coding sequence ATGTATTCCGAGACCGAAGACCTCGTGCGCGATCTGGCAGAAAATGCCGAAGGCGTCTGTCGTGCCTACCTTCCCGCCGGACGGCGGGAAGGATCCTACTGGATCGTGGGTGACCTGCAAAACAATCCTGGCCGCTCGCTCTTCGTGCGGTTGACGGGCCCTGCGTTGGGGCCGGGGGCAGCGGGCAAGTTTACGGATGGGGCCACAGGCGAGCATGGCGATCTCCTGGACATCATCCGCGCCCGGACGGGGATCGCGCGCTTCCCCGACCTTCTCGCCGAGGCCCGAGCGCATCTTGGCCGTCCTCAGCCGGTCGTCCCGGATAGGCAAGAGCCGAGGAAGGCCAAGGCGCCCGGTGGCACTCCTGCGGCGGCGGCGCGCTTGTTTGCTGCCTCGAACCCGATCACAGGCACGCTTGCTGAGACCTACCTCCGTTCCCGAGGCATCACTCAATTCGGGGCGAACGGCGCCTTACGCTTCCACCCGAAGTGCTGGCACCGGGAAGAGGGGCAGACCCGGAGCATCCCCAGACCTGCGATAATCGCGGCGGTCACCGATGGGGCAGGGGCCGTGCAGGGCGTGCATCGCACCTGGCTGGCGCCTGACGGACAAGGGAAGGCGGCAGTGAATCCAAAGCGTCGGGCCATGGGTCACCTCCTCGGCAATGCCGTCAGGCTGACCCCGTATGACGACATCCTCGTTATCGGCGAGGGCATCGAGACCATGCTGTCCCTGTCCGAGGCGGCCCCCGGCCTTCCCGTCTGGGCGGCGCTCTCGTCGGGTCACCTCGGGGCGGTCCTGCTGCCGGAGGGGCTTCAGCGCCTCTACATCGCGATCGACCGCGATCCGGCCGGGCAGCGCGCGGCAGAGAAGTTGAGCGCCAGAGTCTCCGAGGTCGGGGTGCCCGTGCGGGTGCTGGAACCGCGGCTCGGGGATTTCAACGATGATCTTCGGGCGAACGGCAAGGACGCGCTGCGCCAGCATCTGGCGGGTCAGATCGGGCCAGAGGATAAGCATCGCCTGTTGTGCTGA
- a CDS encoding mobile mystery protein B encodes MTLELHEPAGATPLTPDELLGLKAKHIATRGELNELEGENIIAGLTWLDRRPKSFELLTDAAVREIHRRLFGEVWDWAGVYRLTEKNIGVPVWHISTELRTCLDDARYWRDHKSFDPLEATARLHHRLVWIHPFANGNGRWARIMADAYLAKFEPDIFLDWSGDGTLNADSDHRTAYIAALRAADQHDFDPLVALVKSIAR; translated from the coding sequence ATGACGCTGGAGCTTCATGAACCCGCTGGGGCGACACCCCTTACGCCGGACGAGTTGCTTGGCCTCAAGGCCAAGCACATCGCGACCCGCGGCGAGTTGAACGAACTCGAAGGCGAGAACATCATCGCCGGTCTGACCTGGCTCGACCGACGCCCCAAGTCGTTCGAACTCCTGACCGATGCTGCCGTCCGCGAGATCCACAGGCGCCTCTTCGGCGAGGTCTGGGATTGGGCGGGCGTCTACCGCCTGACCGAGAAGAACATCGGCGTGCCGGTTTGGCACATCTCGACCGAGTTGCGCACCTGCCTTGATGACGCCCGGTACTGGCGCGACCACAAGAGCTTTGACCCGCTGGAAGCCACGGCACGCCTGCATCACCGTCTGGTCTGGATCCATCCCTTCGCCAACGGCAACGGACGTTGGGCGCGGATCATGGCAGACGCCTACTTGGCAAAGTTCGAACCAGACATCTTCCTCGACTGGTCCGGCGACGGCACGCTGAATGCCGACAGTGACCACCGCACGGCCTATATCGCAGCCTTGCGGGCGGCTGATCAGCACGACTTTGACCCCTTGGTAGCGCTCGTCAAATCGATCGCCCGATAG
- a CDS encoding tyrosine-type recombinase/integrase, translating into MIDPFPKALMTFPTDIAPSHSEEEEYRAFLAGLDMTRNMKNRYIAQRREFVAAFPDLALWCEQPLEVRLGRLHGTSAFTPEHPASFWARQYLYYLAFTDRLRLDYGFLLSISPMYAAQLANHLGIDLGIPDLRKRQKAMGYHQTTPQGSTIWVVSRIALHAGIRSPELITSDDLDLLNDAISAYAASSLMKRFHGYDPQKAKATAHFWHRYVRQTQLVLHHLGNGIARPRMTADKRRPYVYPRPDMGVFIERWLEIKRTSLSRVTVDHCAVSLRRFVDFLVRHDPKIEKFANVTSEVMTAFLIDLRSQVGARTKRRLSITAQRSRALHVAQFLSEGAAWEWPDFPTRPVLNTRDLPRLPQRLPRYIPAEQLGPLMEEVRKLPCDFQRAAILIARWSGARRTEIARLPVDCLDAYPDGTPRLRIPAGKTYRERLVPLHPEAAEALRKVIDLRAQSDERPVPDARTGQYVKLLFYRRGVAISPDYLFNYPLKDISHRLGLVDGKGQNLISAHRFRHTVGTELAEGGARMQTIMDVLGHQSPHMSMVYIRVSDEAVLADYQAVLKPDAPIAGPAAEIIRNQRLPQSTVDWLKCNFLKTELELGHCLRLPEEGPCECDLYLNCAKFVTTRSYAPRLRARHRLELNLTEDARCRGWTREIERHSGIASRIEQLLVELGEPVTDAAQEVGQTVEAARKMSR; encoded by the coding sequence ATGATAGACCCCTTCCCGAAAGCCCTGATGACGTTTCCGACCGACATCGCGCCGTCGCATAGCGAGGAGGAGGAATACCGCGCATTCCTCGCGGGCCTCGACATGACCCGCAATATGAAGAACCGGTATATCGCTCAACGTCGAGAGTTCGTCGCCGCTTTTCCCGATCTCGCTCTTTGGTGCGAACAACCGCTTGAGGTTCGGCTGGGCCGACTTCACGGAACGTCCGCCTTCACACCTGAACACCCCGCCTCGTTCTGGGCGCGGCAATATCTCTACTACCTCGCCTTCACGGACCGCCTGCGCCTCGACTATGGGTTCCTCCTGTCGATTTCGCCCATGTATGCCGCCCAACTCGCAAATCACCTGGGCATCGATCTGGGCATTCCGGATCTCCGCAAGCGCCAGAAAGCGATGGGGTATCACCAGACGACGCCACAGGGGTCGACCATCTGGGTGGTTTCCCGCATCGCGCTTCATGCCGGCATACGTTCGCCTGAACTTATCACCTCCGATGACCTTGACCTGTTGAACGATGCAATTTCTGCATATGCGGCGTCTTCCCTGATGAAGCGCTTCCATGGCTACGACCCGCAGAAGGCCAAGGCGACCGCCCATTTCTGGCACCGCTATGTCCGACAGACACAGCTTGTACTGCACCACCTCGGCAACGGCATCGCGCGACCGCGAATGACCGCCGACAAGCGCAGGCCTTATGTCTATCCGAGGCCGGATATGGGTGTTTTCATCGAGCGCTGGCTGGAGATCAAGCGCACCAGCCTTTCCAGGGTGACGGTCGACCACTGCGCCGTGTCGCTCCGCCGCTTTGTCGACTTCCTGGTTCGCCACGATCCAAAGATCGAGAAGTTCGCAAATGTCACGTCCGAGGTAATGACCGCCTTCCTGATCGATCTTAGGAGCCAAGTCGGCGCCAGAACCAAGCGTCGATTGTCGATTACCGCCCAAAGATCCCGTGCACTTCATGTCGCGCAATTCCTCAGCGAGGGGGCGGCCTGGGAATGGCCGGATTTCCCGACGCGACCAGTTCTGAACACCCGCGATCTTCCCCGCCTTCCGCAGCGCTTGCCTCGGTATATCCCGGCCGAACAGCTTGGCCCGCTCATGGAAGAGGTCCGCAAGCTTCCATGCGATTTCCAGCGCGCCGCGATTCTGATCGCGCGATGGTCCGGCGCCCGTCGGACAGAGATCGCAAGGTTGCCCGTCGACTGTCTGGACGCCTATCCGGACGGAACGCCACGGCTGCGCATTCCGGCGGGAAAGACCTACAGGGAACGGCTCGTGCCGCTTCACCCTGAGGCTGCTGAAGCTCTTCGCAAGGTCATCGACCTGCGCGCACAGTCGGACGAACGCCCGGTCCCGGATGCCAGAACCGGCCAATACGTCAAGTTGCTCTTCTACCGCCGCGGTGTCGCGATCTCGCCCGACTACCTGTTCAATTATCCACTCAAAGACATCTCTCACCGACTCGGTCTGGTCGATGGAAAAGGGCAGAATCTCATCTCGGCACATCGCTTCCGCCATACGGTCGGCACGGAACTCGCCGAAGGCGGTGCGCGGATGCAGACGATCATGGACGTGCTGGGGCATCAAAGCCCGCACATGTCGATGGTCTATATCCGAGTCAGCGATGAAGCCGTGCTCGCGGACTATCAGGCCGTGTTGAAACCTGATGCGCCGATCGCCGGACCCGCGGCCGAGATCATCCGCAATCAGCGCCTGCCGCAAAGCACGGTCGATTGGCTGAAGTGCAACTTCCTGAAGACCGAGCTCGAACTCGGCCATTGTCTCCGACTGCCGGAAGAAGGTCCCTGCGAATGCGACCTCTATCTGAACTGCGCCAAATTCGTCACCACCCGATCTTATGCGCCGAGGCTGCGAGCGCGCCATCGCCTCGAACTCAATCTGACGGAAGACGCGCGTTGCCGCGGTTGGACACGAGAAATCGAACGGCATTCAGGAATAGCTTCCCGCATCGAACAGCTTCTCGTCGAACTGGGCGAGCCAGTCACAGACGCGGCACAAGAGGTCGGGCAGACGGTCGAAGCGGCACGGAAAATGTCGCGGTAG